In Candidatus Fermentibacter sp., the sequence CGTGTGGGTCGCCCTGCCCAGGAGCATTGCCTGGGTCTCGGTAGGAGGGCAGTCGACCGCATGCCGGTAGTGGAGCGGACTCTGCCCCATGTACCGGAGCGTCGAGAAGTGGATGCCCGGAGCAGCCAGGTATTCGGCGAAGGGTATGAGAAGGCCCGGGCGCCTGGTCCGGGCCAACGCGGTGCGGGTAGCCAAAGCCTGAACTCCTTTCGGATGTCAATTGAAATGACACCTGAGCATATACATGTCTATCAACAGGATGCTCAGACCTGACAAATTGTTCGGTCTGAGATGATGTTGTATGACAACGAGATAGATCGAGAGGCTGACCTGACTAGACTGTTTTTGTCAGGCAGCCAGGCGGGACAGGAAGTAGTCCCCTACCTCTTCGCTGGTGGTGATGAGGCTCCGGCCACGGGTGTTGTGGGTGACTCTGTGGGTGATAGCCTGCATCAGGTCCCACATGGTCCTGGCGGGCTCGAGCTGCTGGAGGACGTGACCCCAGTCACGGTTCGGCAGTTCGATGTTCCTCGAGACGGAGGACAGCCGCTTGACCGTGAGGGGCATCCTGGAGAGCCCTGCGATCCTGGGAACCAGGACCTCTAGGGCTTCTACCCCGCTGTTCAGGATCCCGACTGCCTCCTCGATGTCGAACTCCTTCGCCGTGTCGTGCTTCACCGTGTAGGTCGTGAAGAGCCTCGGGCTCATCAAGCCGTTCCGGCACGACAGCACGAAGGCCATGAGCGCCAGACGGAACTTCGCCGATCCGTCGTAGCTGTTCTCGACACGCAGGCCGAGCGAGACGGCATCCCCGACCTCGGGAAGCTGGACCATCCTGTCCGAGCGGTAGAGGATCGACAGGAAGCGTCCGGTCCAGATCGTCTTCTCCTCGGTCCAACTCATCGAGCTGCGGGAGGTGATCTCCCGAGCAGCCTGCTGGACGAGGGTGTTCGGGATGAGCTGGTAGCCCTGGCTGTGGATGTTCAGGGCTTCCCAGTCCCCCTCGTCGTTGAGGATCTCGACCCCGACCTGGGGAACGGCACAACCGTTGACCGCGACTGGGGACAGACGGACAGGGGCAAAGGGATTCACATTGGCGACTGATGTTCTGAGGAGGGAAGCTCTCTCCTCTCTGTGTGCTCTCGGTTCGCTCATATCAACTCCTTCCACGTAGAAACAGCTATTGGGTTCTCCTCCGAACGAGGTAGGTGATCAACTCTCCCAGAACGGCGACAACGAGTGCAACGAGAGCCCGGATGACGGTCAAGGAACACCTCCTTGTGGGAAATAGAAAGCGCAGCAACATCTTCCCTCATTACCTTTATACCGTGGTCAGTACCTGATTGGAGCTGGAGAAGGCTAGGAACGAGCGACGTGAAGCGGATGAAGGTTGATAGCCAGAGTCATACCAAGTGCAGAGATGGAAGTCTCAAAGACCAGGGAGGGCGACTGAATCGAGGGGGGTCTCAGGAGCTCAGGAACCAGGAAAGTAGTGAGTCATGTGCTCGTCACCCCCTTTTCTGCTCCCGTCATGTGCCCGTCATCTCCCGTTTTGAGGCCGTTATGCTCCCGTGATCCACAATGAACAGGGGGCTGTTTGGACACTTTTACCCGGATTTCGGCCTCACCAGACGAGCAAAATCATGTTCGCGTGCGCGCGAGGAGGGCCTATGTTGATGCCATATAAGAGTTTGCACGTAGGATTTTGTCTCAGAAATGGTGCGATTTCGTGGAAAGAGCAACTCATCTTTCTGATTTGGGGATTCCCGGTCGAGCACGTTTTCTGCCAACCAGGAAACAGCTCGCATGAATCGCCCCGGTTTCCCGGAGAGCTGTTCACGTGTCGCCGACCGCCATGGCCAGAAGATCCTTGCGTTGATAGTGCAGGTTCTTGAACTCGATCGGAGGGATGTTCCCAATCGGTCCGAGGATCCTCTCGGCAAGAGCATTGTCGTAGGAGTCGCTCACGCTTCTGACTTGAGACTCGATGCTTGCTTTGGTTAGTACGCTCGGAGTAGAAGATCAACAGGTACTGAACCTAACCGGGTAGCAATAGAAAGTGTTGCAATGCCACAGTTTGTGTTGACTCATTTGATGCCCAGAACAGGAGCCTGATCTATTGAAGAATTTCAGATGGTACCTTGACGGGCACATCCCGTGTTTTCCGTTATGAAGCATCGAGATAAAGGCTCCTTCCCGTTAGCACAGAGTCTGGTATATATCCCTGTGATGCATCACGATAGACTAGAATGAACGAATCTCGAGCTCCCATTTTAGCATCATGAGAATGGGAGTCGTGAGTTTCACACTCAGGAGTGCATCTGAGAGGGATGGACTCCCTTCGTGATCACCTTCCGATAGACAGCCTCCACATAGCGACCACTCCGAATCGTACTCCCCGGGGTTCCCATGAGCGAGCCTCACGGCCCGCTCACGAACCTCGAGCGGATACCTTCTCTGATTCGCCAGAGCCCCATCTTCTCATCTTGTTGAGCCTCCGGCGACCTCGGGGCGATTCAATGGTGGGTTCCATTCTGCAGTGGAGAGCGGCTCAGGAGTCAACCCAACAATCTCAAGGAAATCATCTGCTACTCTCGGTTATAGAGGTATTGACCGCGATTCGTACCGATGCGATCTTTGCACTGAGGGCGATGCTCCTCCCGTCGGTCCACTACTCGGACACGAAACAGAAACCAATCCCGAAACTGAAACCGAAACCGGTGCGTCCGGGCGTTTGTCCGCGCCGCACGAACGGAGTCGTCATGCATCTCGGCACAGTGTCGTACAGAGCCTTGAGCACACGAGGACGGCTAGGGATTGGCAGAGAAACAGAAACCGCCATTGGCGGAGTCCGCGGAAGTCGAAGGCAGCGAGAGTGCCACTCTGGAGATCGCCGAGCCCTTCCCAGACCGATCTGTGGCCGATCCTCCATCCGACTCTCAAGGTTCATGCGATGCATGGATTTCCAGACGTGAAGCCAGAACAATCCTGGGGCTGACGGGGAAACAGATCCCTGACAGTCTGTTGGACGCCTTCCTTCGTGACATCCTTCTGATCGCTCAGACATCTGTGGACCTGACGCAGAACACCGGGCTATCATCGAAGGTGAAGAAGCCCCCGAGGAAGAGCGAAAAGTCGAGCCATCAGAAACGTAGGAAAACGAACCGAAGAAAACGATGACTAAGTACTCGAACAAGCAACTGGTTGGCAAGTTCGGCGATCTCGTCGACGTGCTGATGTATCTCGAGGAGAGGACCAAGAAGCTTAGAACTCAGCCTCGCTCTGATGGGGCGATCATCTACGTTCGAGTTTCAACCCAGGATCAGGTCGATACCAACAGTCTGGCCGATCAGAGGCGGGAGTCACTGCGCAGGATCGAAGAGAAGGGCATCCCGTTCATCAATGACGCCTTTTTCAGCGATGAGGGTGTATCTGGGCGGAGACTGGACAGACCCGGCTTCAAGGAGGCGATAGAGTACGCCATCCTGAATGCCGACAAGGTCTCGCATTTCATGGTCTACTGCAGTGACAGATTCGCAAGGCAGTCGATCTTCTCTGCCTTGACTCGGACATTCCTGAAGGGTCTCGGGATCACTGTCTGCTCCGTCACCGATAAGATGGAGGAGATGAGCGAAACACAGCTGGCGATGAAGGAAGCACAGAACGAGGAATACGCACTTCAAGGGATCGAGCGTACGAAGCGAGGGATGAAGACTGCTCGGGAGAATGGTGACTACACCAGCAACCCTCCTTACGGACACATCAAGGGGTCTCCAAGGCAGGTTCCTGGCACGACAGACTTCAGACGGGATACTGTCGAAGACCCTGAGCTCTTCCCCTATGCTCAGTTGATCTGGAAACTAGCTCTCCAGGGTTATCGGATGTTCACCATTCGCGATATGGCTGCAGCCCAGGGGGCACCGATGCGGTATCGGCGAGACAAGCCCATCGACAAGGACACAGTCCACCGAATTCTGACGAACAGGTTCTACGCTGGGCTGGTGCGTGTCGAGGGGGAGAACTGGATCCCCGGGAACCACCGGGCCATTGTAACCGAGGTGGAGTTTGAGCAGGTCCAGAGGTCTCTGAACTTCGCGAACTCCCCACAAGCAGTACCACACATATCGGACAGGGATGAGTTCCCTCTTCGCAGGTTCGTTCGCTGTGAGAACTGCGGCTCGGGGATAACAGGAAGCCCCAGCACGAACGGCTATGTGAGGAAGCATGAGAGCCAGAACAATGAGAGGGAGCCCAAGAAGTACGGGAACTACAGATGCTGGCGAAACGGGTGCGTGAACATAACAGCCGACCTGCTGCATGACCGTTTCATCGAGCAACTGAACAGGCACGTCCCTCCGAAGGCGGTCCTGGTTCTCCTGGAAAGAGCCATCAGATGGGTCATGAAAGAACAGATCGCTTCCACAGGTACGATGCGGGAGCGAGTTCAATCGGACGTTCGGAAAACCAAGCTGGATCTGGCTGGCATCGCCCAGAAGATGGCTTCCGGTGTTATCTCAGAAGAAGCGTACAAGATGCTTGAAGAGGAACTGATGAAGCGAATCCAGGACCTCGAGGCGAGGGCTCATAAGCTCGCCAACTTGGACAAGATCACCGAGAAGGATGTCAAGAAGGCTCTCGGGATGATCCAACGGGCGCCTGCGCTCTGGCCGAGACTCGACCTGGAAAGCCAGATCGCACTGCAGTCAGCTCTTTTCCCCAACCGGATCACTATCTCCCGCGAGGGTGAGCTCAGCCCCATCGAAACCCCACTGATGAGAGTGTGCCGCCTCATGGAGCCCTCGAGTGCTGGTATTCAGACTGCTCAGAGCACTTGGAACAGAAACGAACATGGTCTAACAACAAGTGTCTCTTCTACTTCTGTAGCAGGATCTGGCGCGAAATCGCGTCATAGAGCATCAACGGAGAAGCAGTCACTTGGAACAATCCAAGTGGCATGTGAATCAACTACTTCCGATGCGTCTGAGAGTGATGAGGAGAACCTGGTGCCCCAGGCCCGACTCGAACGGGCGACCTGCGGTTTAGGAAACCGACGCTCTATCCTCTGAGCTACTGGGGCACCGAAGGGAGCCGAATTATTGCCAAGCCGGAGGTTGTCGTCAAACTCCCAGACCGGCTAGAGGTCGAGCACGGCTGCCAGCGACGACGCCATGCCGTCGGCCATCAGCATGCCCGATGCCGTGGGTCTGATCCTGAGCCCGTCCACCGAGCAGAGTCCGTGCGAGACCCAGTTGGACAGCATCGTCTTCACGACCTCCGGGGCGCCGCCCGACATGCCGGCGGCCTCGAGGTCGACACCGTCGCTCGTGCGCAGACCGAGCATGATCCGTTCGAGGAGGATCTGGCTCGGGGTGAGCTCCTCCGATCCGGCCTCGGGGACCTGCCCGGCTTCGATCGCGGCCAGGTACTCGTTGAGCCCGGGTCTGTTCCAGCTCCTGCGGGAAGCACCGTCGAAACTGTGGGCCGACGGGCCGAATCCGAGATAGGGTGCGCCGCTCCAGTAGGCCGAGTTGTGCCTGCTGCGCCACCTGCGCCCTGCGGCATAGTTCGAGACCTCGTAGTGCTGGTAGCCGGCCTTGGCGAGGAATTCGTCGGTGACCCCGTAGAGCTCCACGACAAGGCGCTCGTCAGGTGC encodes:
- a CDS encoding DUF932 domain-containing protein, with the translated sequence MNPFAPVRLSPVAVNGCAVPQVGVEILNDEGDWEALNIHSQGYQLIPNTLVQQAAREITSRSSMSWTEEKTIWTGRFLSILYRSDRMVQLPEVGDAVSLGLRVENSYDGSAKFRLALMAFVLSCRNGLMSPRLFTTYTVKHDTAKEFDIEEAVGILNSGVEALEVLVPRIAGLSRMPLTVKRLSSVSRNIELPNRDWGHVLQQLEPARTMWDLMQAITHRVTHNTRGRSLITTSEEVGDYFLSRLAA